From Coffea arabica cultivar ET-39 chromosome 2e, Coffea Arabica ET-39 HiFi, whole genome shotgun sequence, the proteins below share one genomic window:
- the LOC140036139 gene encoding uncharacterized protein — translation MFATAGSTVPQTNQQIGDLNEQQQQHQQLQDEESTAQHQQTEDLNKQQQQHEEAQGEESTAQHQHGGDQPIGPDSEDWNEPVTADEDFLYSGDENGPDYSYFNASVEFNKPNFELKIGKKFTHFTKFREALVEWNIREGYEVLYINNDSWRITAKCAKGCSWRIHTSRVNRTDTFQIKTLKGEHHCGREYINKHASSTYLSRKFQEKVRDDPNCSLDGIINDARRRFMVNISSKKAYRTKRKAREAIKGCDMEQYERLWDYAATVRQSNPNSHIAIQMDRRSIEERATFQRLLYGLSALKRGFLAGCRPIIGLDGCFLKGPFGGQLLAALGRDGNDNMFPIAIAIVEAENYNSWTWFLKELITHIGRGNVVLYTFISDRQKGLVHAIEELFPSAEHRFCLKHLFENFKAKFKDSELRELFWATASATNGDDFKRALNALEIAQPQNGENLTAAG, via the coding sequence ATGTTTGCAACTGCTGGTTCAACTGTACCTCAAACAAATCAGCAAATTGGTGACTTGAATGAGCAGCAGCAACAACATCAGCAACTACAAGATGAGGAGTCCACAGCACAGCATCAACAAACTGAAGACTTGAataagcagcagcagcaacatgAGGAAGCACAAGGTGAAGAGTCCACAGCACAGCATCAGCATGGAGGAGACCAACCTATTGGCCCTGACAGTGAGGATTGGAATGAACCTGTGACTGCAGATGAAGACTTCCTATATTCTGGTGATGAAAATGGGCCTGACTACTCATATTTCAATGCTTCAGTGGAGTTTAAcaagccaaattttgaattaaagaTTGGGAAGAAATTCactcattttacaaaatttagAGAAGCACTTGTGGAATGGAACATTAGAGAGGGATACGAAGTTTTATATATCAACAATGACAGTTGGAGGATAACTGCCAAATGTGCAAAAGGATGTTCTTGGAGGATTCATACAAGCAGAGTTAATAGGACTGACACTTTTCAGATCAAAACACTAAAGGGAGAGCATCATTGCGGCAGAGAGTACATTAACAAGCATGCAAGCTCAACTTATCTGAGTAGAAAGTTTCAAGAGAAGGTTCGAGATGACCCTAATTGTAGCTTGGATGGCATTATTAATGATGCCAGAAGAAGATTCATGGTTAATATAAGTAGCAAAAAAGCATACAGGACTAAGAGGAAGGCCAGGGAGGCAATCAAAGGTTGTGATATGGAGCAATATGAACGGCTGTGGGATTATGCTGCCACGGTTAGACAGTCAAATCCAAACAGTCATATAGCTATACAAATGGACAGGAGGTCTATTGAGGAAAGGGCAACATTTCAAAGGCTGTTATATGGCTTGAGTGCTCTTAAAAGGGGCTTTCTTGCAGGTTGTAGACCAATCATTGGCCTAGATGGTTGCTTTTTGAAGGGGCCCTTTGGAGGTCAACTGTTAGCAGCACTTGGAAGGGATGGGAATGACAATATGTTTCCCATAGCCATTGCCATTGTTGAAGCAGAAAACTATAATAGTTGGACTTGGTTTTTGAAGGAACTGATTACTCATATTGGAAGGGGCAATGTAGTGCTTTATACCTTCATTTCTGACAGGCAAAAAGGACTGGTACATGCTATAGAGGAGCTATTTCCTAGTGCAGAACACAGATTTTGCCTTAAGCATCTGTTTGAGAATTTTAAGGCAAAGTTCAAAGACAGTGAACTGAGAGAATTGTTTTGGGCTACTGCATCAGCAACTAATGGTGATGATTTCAAGAGAGCATTGAATGCTTTGGAGATAGCTCAGCCACAAAATGGAGAGAACCTTACTGCTGCTGGTTGA
- the LOC113729710 gene encoding limonene synthase, chloroplastic (The RefSeq protein has 10 substitutions compared to this genomic sequence), giving the protein MAIINLPVPTNSSSEVNKHNHLRSCLPSGRATFTTLSAAAMRSATMAAANVREQSGQKQQLINRRSGNYEAPLWEFDYIQSLKNEYAGDIYVSRANELKEQVKMMLDEEDMKLLDCMELVDGLERLGLAYHFEGRINRLLSSDYKAIHEGNHQRNKEDLYAAALEFRIFRQNGFNVPQDIFNDFITEDGEFDESLSEDTMGLLSLYEASFLSLEGEATLDLAREFTTKHLNNYLGKENTDQNLRILVYHALELPLRWRAPRIEARWYIDAYERSPNVNPTLLELAKIDFNIVQAIHQQDLKHVSWWWKNIRIAEKLTFIRDRIVENFFWAIGAVFEPQYGSCRRMLTKVFALITMIDDIYDVYGTLEELELFTDAVDRWDVKAIDQLPDYMRVGYLGFFNSINEMAYDALKEQGVHIVEYLRKVWADLCKAYLQEAKWYYAGYTPTVEEYLENAWVSMSVPVMLMHAYAGVTNPMNKEAMDVLDTHDIVRCSSYLLRFADDLGTSPGEMKRGDVPKLVQCYMKEAGCSEEESREHVWFLLRETWKKMNKDSEWAESPFSKTFVTAAKNFGRVALVMYQYGDGHGLHSNPEAKDRILASLFSPVPPA; this is encoded by the exons ATGGCGATCATCAACTTGCCGGTTCCCACCAATTCTTCCAGCGAAGTGAATAAACATAACCATCTCAGGTCCTGTCTCCCTTCCGGGCGAGCTACGTTCACTACTCTTAGTGCTGCAGCCATGAGAAGTGCAACTATGGCAGCGGCTAACGTCCGAGAGCAAAGTGGTCAGAAGCAGCAGCTCATTAATAGACGCTCAGGGAACTACGAAGCTCCACTCTGGGAATTCGATTACATTCAGTCattgaaaaatgaatatgcG GGTGATATTTACGTCAGTCGGGCTAATGAGTTGAAGGAGCAAGTGAAGATGATGCTCGACGAGGAAGATATGAAGCTGCTGGATTGCATGGAGCTTGTTGACGGGTTGGAAAGGCTAGGACTGGCTTATCACTTTGAGGGTCGAATCAACAGACTATTAAGCAGCGATTACAAAGCTATTCATGAAGGCAATCATCAAAGAAACAAAGAGGATTTGTATGCTGCTGCTCTCGAATTTAGAATCTTCAGGCAAAATGGCTTTAACGTCCCTCAAG ATATATTCAATGATTTCATAACTGAGGATGGTGAATTTGATGAAAGCCTTTCTGAGGATACAATGGGACTGCTAAGTTTGTATGAAGCATCTTTCCTGTCGTTGGAAGGTGAAGCCACCCTGGATTTGGCAAGGGAATTCACAACTAAGCACCTCAATAATTATCTAGGCAAGGAAAATACTGATCAAAATCTCAGGATTTTAGTGTACCATGCACTAGAGCTTCCCCTGAGGTGGAGAGCGCCGAGGATAGAAGCTAGGTGGTACATCGATGCATACGAGAGAAGTCCCAACGTGAATCCTACTCTACTTGAGCTTGCAAAAATAGACTTCAACATTGTTCAAGCAATACATCAGCAGGACCTAAAACATGTGTCCTG GTGGTGGAAGAACATACGAATCGCGGAAAAGTTGACATTTATCAGGGACAGGATAGTGGAGAATTTCTTTTGGACAATAGGAGTTGTCTTCGAGCCTCAGTACGGAAGTTGTCGAAGAATGCTGGCCAAGGTCTTTGTTTTGATTACAATGATAGATGACATATATGATGTTTATGGAACTTTGGATGAATTGGAACTTTTTACTGATGCAGTTGACAG GTGGGAtgtcaaagccatagatcaacTTCCAGACTACATGAGAGTTGGATATCTTGGATTTTTCAATTCCATCAACGAGATGGCCTATGATGCTGTCAAAGAGCAAGGCGTACATATAGTGGAATACCTAAGAAAAGTG TGGGCAGATCTGTGTAAAGCATACTTACAAGAGGCAAAATGGTACTACGCTGGATACACACCAACAGTGGAGGAATACCTGGAAAATGCATGGGTTTCAATGTCGGTTCCGGTAATGTTAATGCATGCTTATGCAGGGGTTACCAATCCCATGAATAAGGAAGCCATGGATGTCCTAGACACCCACGATATCGTTCGCTGCTCTTCATATATTCAACGATTTGCAAATGATTTAGGAACATCACCA GGGGAGATGAAAAGAGGTGATGTCCCGAAATTGGTGCAATGTTACATGAAGGAAGCAGGTTGTTCAGAAGAAGAGTCGAGGGAACATGTATGGTTTTTGCTGAGGGAGACGTGGAAGAAGATGAACAAGGACAGTGAATGGGCGGAATCGCCTTTTTCCAAGACTTTTGTTACAGCTGCAAAGAACTTTGGAAGAGTGGCCCTGGTGATGTACCAATACGGAGATGGGCATGGCCTTCATTCCAATCCTGAGGCTAAGGATCGCATCTTGGCATCACTCTTCTCCCCACTTCCACCTGCATAG